The genome window AAATCCCAGCCATCTAACGTCTTCGATGATTGAGTCGATATACTCCTGTTCCTCCTTGATGGGATTGGTATCATCGAACCGCAGGTTGCAGAGGCCGTTGAACTCAGCGGCAATACCGAAATTGAGGCAGATGGACTTGGCGTGTCCGATGTGCAGATAGCCGTTCGGCTCCGGAGGAAACCGGGTATGGACCCGACCACCGTATTTATTTGTTCGGAGGTCATCATTGATAATGTCCGAGATGAAATCGCGGTATGGTTCAGAATTGGTTATGGTCATATTCGCGGAACCTTTCTATTGATTTCTACCCCAGCTTTCCCACCGCAACCCTGAGCCTCTTCAAACACCTTTCTTTACCCAGCACCGCCATCGTCTCAAAGAGTGGAGGGGCAGCAGTGCGGCCGGTGATAGCTACCCGAAGCGGGCTGAAAAGTTGCCCCACCTTGAGCCCCAGTTCCTCAGCCAGGGGCCGAAGCGTGCCTTCCAGCGAATCATGGTCAAAACTCTCCAGCAAGGACAGTTTTTCTTGAGCGGCTTTCAGTGCTTTGAGTGTAGTTTCGGTGGTCATCTTCTTACCCATTAGCAAAGATGCGTCATATTCCAATTCATCGAGAAAGAAGAAGTCAGCGTATGTCGCCGCCTCCGCCAGCGTGTTTATCCGCTCCCGAATCAGTGGCACAATTCGGCTCACGTATTCTTTAGAGACAGGCCGCTTCACCCCTTCAGGCAATCCGTTCTCCAAAAACGGCATAATTTTCTGCGACAACTCCTCGTAGCTCAACTCCCTCAGGAAAACCCCGTTCATCCAGTCGAGCTTTTCGTGATTGAAAATGGCCGCCGTTTTGCTGACGCGCTCCAGCGAGAAATTCTTTATCAGTTCATCTCTGGAGATGATGTCCGTCTTGTCATCCAGCGACCATCCCAGCAAGGCCAGGAAATTGACCATTGCCTCGGGGAGATAGCCCCGCTCATGGTACTCGGTGATGGACACCGCGCCATGCCGTTTGCTCAGCTTGGAACGGTCAGGCCCGAGTATCATCGGCAGGTGGGCAAGCTGCGGCATCTCGTAGCCAAGTGCTTCGTAGAGACGCTTGTGGCGCGGCACGCTGGGCAGCCATTCTTCGGCCCTCAGCACGTGGCTTATCTCCATCAGGTGGTCGTCAACAACGTTGGCCAGGTGATAGGTGGGGTAACCGTCCGACTTGAGCAGGACATAGTCATCGAGGGTGCTGTTCTCCACCACCACATCCCCCCAGATGACATCATTGAAGCCGGTCTGCCCTTCAAGAGGCATTTTGAAACGCACCACCGGCGTGATTTCTTCGGCTTCTTTCCGTTTTCTCTCTTCATCGCTCAGGTTGCGGCAGCGCCGGTCATAGCCGATAGATTGCTTTCTCTTCCGCTGTTCGGTGCGAATTTCCGCCAGGCGTTCCTGAGAGCAGTAGCATTGGTAAGCGTCGCCCTGCTTTACAAGGCGCTGCGCTGCCTCGCGATAAAGCTCCAATCGTTGCGACTGAAAATAAGGGCCATATTTGCCCCCCACCTCTGGCCCCTCATCCCAATCAAGTCCCAGCCAGCGCAGACCATCAAGGATGACATCCAGCGCTCCTTCCACTTTGCGGGCGACATCCGTGTCCTCGATGCGGACGATGAATGTGCCGCCGGTGTGGCGGGCGTAGAGCCAGTTGAACAGCGCCGTCCGGATATTGCCCACGTGGGGAAAGCCGGTGGGACTGGGAGCAAATCGGACTCTGACTGGTTTGGTCATTGAAGTACTCCTAAATACACAAGGCACTTAACTGTTCTTAAATGAAGTAAGGTGAGTCACTTTTTATATGGCCAGAGGAAGCGCAAATTGCTGTTTATACTCTCTTATTCTTCTCTCAGCTAGTTTCACATACTCTTCTTCTGTATCATAACCTATATAGTGTCTCCCGGTCTTAATTGCTGCCAAACAGGTTGAGCCGCTTCCGCAAAAAGGATCTAAAACTATTTCATTCCTAAAGGTATATAACTGAATCAATCTGTACGGAAGTTCCACAGGAAAAGGTGCGGGATGGCCTATCCTACGTGCTGATTCCGCGGGGAATGTCCAAACACTTTTTGTATACTTTAGAAATTCTTCT of Chloroflexota bacterium contains these proteins:
- a CDS encoding glutamate--tRNA ligase, with the translated sequence MTKPVRVRFAPSPTGFPHVGNIRTALFNWLYARHTGGTFIVRIEDTDVARKVEGALDVILDGLRWLGLDWDEGPEVGGKYGPYFQSQRLELYREAAQRLVKQGDAYQCYCSQERLAEIRTEQRKRKQSIGYDRRCRNLSDEERKRKEAEEITPVVRFKMPLEGQTGFNDVIWGDVVVENSTLDDYVLLKSDGYPTYHLANVVDDHLMEISHVLRAEEWLPSVPRHKRLYEALGYEMPQLAHLPMILGPDRSKLSKRHGAVSITEYHERGYLPEAMVNFLALLGWSLDDKTDIISRDELIKNFSLERVSKTAAIFNHEKLDWMNGVFLRELSYEELSQKIMPFLENGLPEGVKRPVSKEYVSRIVPLIRERINTLAEAATYADFFFLDELEYDASLLMGKKMTTETTLKALKAAQEKLSLLESFDHDSLEGTLRPLAEELGLKVGQLFSPLRVAITGRTAAPPLFETMAVLGKERCLKRLRVAVGKLG